The Acomys russatus chromosome 11, mAcoRus1.1, whole genome shotgun sequence genome contains the following window.
TTCACTCAGTGTGAGGCTGTCTCCACactctcaggcctcaggcctcaggcagCCCACCAGTTCTGGCATGAGGATGGGACATGTCAGGGTGGGGTAGTATCCTTCCTGCCTGCACCAATTTCTTCCTGCTTATGTGGACTTCAGCAAATGTATTAGCACGTGGACCAGGGTAAAGTCTTCTGTTCACCATCAGGGAAGGCAAGAGCATTTCCCTAAGACAGGTTCTGTTGGGACTCGGGTCCCAGGGGCTGTGAGCCTCACAGGGAGCCTGTTGTTGGTGCCAGGCACACGGATACATGCTGACAAAATACTTGGCTATGCTAGAACTAAATTTTCAATGGTGGGGGGCCATCACTCCCCATCCTTATTCTCTGTGGGCTGCCTCCACCTGATGAGTACTAGAGTAGTCAGGACCATCCCAGCAGCCAGCACATTCTCATCCACAATTAGATTCTAGATTTGTGAAGATATCACTGACTCCTTAGCGTGCCAGGTCAATGTGCTCCATCACAGTGTGGTTGCTCTCCAATCACAGTCTGTGCCCTCCCACATATTAATGGTCTCTGCATTTAGCCCTAATAAAATCCGGAGGAAGGGGCCTGTCTGCTCACACAAGGCCCATGGCCCAGAGCTCATTCCAGTTGCTAGAAAATATTTGTACCCCTTAACAAGGGACCGTGGCAGACCACAGGAGAGCTGAGACTGCACTTGGCCGTCCCCGAGGAGCTGTCCCCTGAACTGCTCTGGGTAGCATGGGGCATGAAAGTGCTTACTCAGGTTTGGTTGGCATCCTATAGAGAAGGCTTGGTTCAAAGCAAGGGGACACGGGGAACTAAACTAGCACAGATAGGTCTCAAATGGCAGCAGATCGCCAACTGCAAAGGAGAAATTATAGGATACCAATGAGGACCAATGGAGTCTGCACAGGTTCAGTCAAGGTCTTTATTGCCCAGAAGGCTCAAGTGTGTTCTGAGGAGACACAGTCACAATGAGGTGATGTTGCTTGACCTAGAGAGGGCAGggccagagagaggagggcacTGCCATGGCCTGGGTAGAGTTTAGAGCACAAAGTGTAAGCATATAGTTCTGTGAGGTCTGGCTCTCCATCACTCACTGGAGAAAGAGGAAATTCTTTCATTGGGAGACTGGTTATCATCAGCAGGACTTCTGGcctgaggagaggccacagcGGGCCTGGCGGGAGCAGGCAGGGCGGCACAGCAGGGacacacaggaggaggctgggcggcagcagctgggctggcaggaggaggcacagcaggaggaggtgggcacACAGCAGGCTGGTCTGCACACAGGGCGGCAGAGCAGGGACATGCtggagcagggcttgcagcagacaggcttgcagcagacaggtTCACAGCAGGGTGGCTGGCAGCATGAGGAGGATCCAGAGCAgacaggtgtgcagcagacaggtgtgcagcagacaggtgtgcagcagacaggcttgcagcagacaggtgtgcagcagacaggTGCACAGCAGGATGGCTGGCAGCAAGAGGACTGGCAGCTAGACTGCTGGCAGCATGAGGAGGATCCACAGCAgacaggtgtgcagcagacaggcttgcagcaaAGAGTCACACCGCAGGACTGCTGGCAGGGGGAGCAGGTGCAGCACGCTGGCTGGCAGCATGAAGATTGGCAGCAGGGGCTGGACCCACAACACACTGGTGTGCAGACAAGGGTTAGACAGGGACCTGAGGCACAGCAACTGGGGGCACAGCAGCTGGACTGggagcagctgggctggcagcaacTGGGGACACAGCAGCTGGGCTCACAGCAGCTCTCTGGGCAGTCGTCCACCTGCCAGGAGGAGTGGGTGCAAGCATcagagcagacagacatggtggaggCGGCCATGGCAGAGCTGGCTTGGGGTAGAGTGAGTGAGTGgtgagtgagagtgtgagtgtgtgtgaggtgctGGGCCGTCGCCTTTTATCCTCCTGTGCTGTTGTCTGGCTTGGCCTCCCTTCCTTGTTGGTGTGGCTCCTGGCCATCATtagggtgtttgtttgtctgggaTGTTGTTATCAGGCCTGTCTCCTGCctctttgtggtgctgggaggaGTTGTGGGGCAGAGGTGTTACATGAACAGGGAGATTGGGGTGTCATTATTCGGACTTGCCCAGCCATCCTATGGCTGCAGGGATGTCATCCTGTCATAGTCAGATGCCTGGACCCTTGCTCCCTCTGCTAGAATTAGTGTCAGGGGACTGATGCCCTCAGTCCAGTACTCCTCCCAGAGCCCAGCTTTGGATGAGGAAAGCTGCCTCTTTGTGACAGTGTTCAGACAGCAGAGGTGTTCAGTGACCCATGCACCGCCACTGAGTTGGTACAATAAGTTGCCTGTAACTATCACCTCCATAGTGTCTCTTCAGCTCCTGAACCTTTCTATATTGCCTCATGACACTGTCCACCCTGCTCTGTGCCTGTGTCAACCCTGCCTGCTCTCCCCCATGACTTGGTGCTGCAGCGTGAGCTCCCTGCGCTAAAAGGCTAGTAGTTCTAGGCTGATCTCTCAAGTTCTATCCTCAAGGAGCAGAATGTGCATGATCTGTTGAAACCACAGACGCACCGCATTGGCCAGGAGTCCACGGAGCTCTCAGTCTCACTGCTCAGTGCTCTCTGGGCATCCTTTGTCCACTCCACCCTCCTCCAATGCTACTGACATCCTTCGCCAGCTCTTCTGCCCACAAGTCCCCCAGCCCTGTCTCTAGCACTAGGATGGGTGTGCATAGCCACTGCTTTAAAGTTTAGTCACATATGGACACAGAGCTCAGTTCCCTCCATTGGGGAACTTCATCTTCAGGTTCTTCTTGTCCTTGTCGTCTCATATTCAGTCATTTTGGGTTTCCCTGGCTGCTCTCCTGCTCTTTGGCTCTTGCTGTCTGTCTTGTTCTTTGCATCCCCTCCTTCTGCTCCCGCTAGGTCTGCTCCTCACACACCATTAGTGCCATGACTTTATCCTCTGTCTGCTAATTCCACTGGTTCCGCCATTCTGGACGTCTTTCTATCCATTGCCTCCATCCTGGACTGTGCTGGCCTGGTGTGTGAATGACTTCCCACTGTGGTATGAGGATAACGTTCTGTGCCATGGGTCTTGTTGTGTTTCCCTCTGAAGGGTGTTGACCCCTTCCTGCAGGGACATCCCTGTCAGCCAGCTCCATCTTCCCATGGATCCCTCCTGGTGACATGCTGATAGGGTTGCACACAGAGTTTGTGCATGAGGGCAAGGTCAGCACCTTAACCAGGACAAGCGGCTCCATGGTGACTGCGTGCCTCTAACTCTGAAGGAGGTCCTCTGCTCTGGTTGTCTCCTGTGTCCAGGTGCTCACAGCCTAGCTTCAGGATACGGGGTACCTCCCTGTGGTACTACTaccttctccagccccacatcctgTATATCCACCCCTCCTGACATCCGGTGTCCCCATCTCCAGTAGGAGAGAGTCCCCTGCTCTGGTAGTCAGCCTCATCCTGTGATCTGGAGCCAAGGCTGTGCACAGATGATGTGGGCTGCCTCAGCATTCCCTTCCTGTGGGGTAATGACCTCACGGCAGGCTTTGCAGTGGGCGTAGCGCACACCCCTCCATCTTTCTAGGttccaggaagagagaacatACAAGGCCACAGGCTACAGTTAGTTCATTGCTTGTGCTTGACAAGTGGACATCTTTCAGGCTGGACCACGCCACTTTCTGTGACTCCTCAGGATCTTTCTTTTATCCAGTACAACCTACAATGCTGCTCAGGCCTGTCCTGTGTAGAAAGCACCGCCCTAGAAGGAAACATGATTTTGGAGTTATCAGTACATAGTGGGCTAGCCAGTTGCTTTGGGCCTGTTTGGAAGACTTGACCTGATAAGAAAATGAAGTGGGGGAGGCCGGTAGCATCATGTTTAGAAAGAGATGGAGCTGTAGCCATCTGCCACACCCAGTCAAAAACCTTGGATGGCTCCACAGACTCTGCCATGTCCCAGAGTGTAGACAGAGCACAGGCCTCGGGGGACCCATACTCACGCCAAGCACTGTCCCGAGTGCTGACGCTGAATGCCTGGGAATCTAGACAGTAGCCCCCAGTGAATGAAGCACTGAAGAGAAAGCTTAACTCAGTGTGAGGCTGTCTCCATGCTCTCAAGCCTCAGGCCTCACGCTGCCCACCAGTGACAGCATGAGGGTGTGACATGTCAGGGTAGGGCAGTATCCCTCATGTCTAGACCAATTTCTTCCTACTTATGTGGACTTCAACAATTGTATTAGCACGTGGACCAGAGTCAAGTCTTCTGTTCACCATCAGGGGAGGCAGGAGCATTTCCCATAGAAGAGATTCTGTTGGGACTTGGGTCCCAGGGGCTGTGAGCCTCATGGGAGCCTGTAGCTGGTGCCAGGCACACGAATATATGCGGACAAGATACTTGGCTATGCCAGAACCATTTGGGGGCATCAGTGTCCATCCTTACTCTCTGTGGGCTGCATCCATCTGATGAGTACTAGAGTAGTGGCAAGACAATCCCGGCAGCCAGCACATTCTCATCCACAATTAAATTCTAGATTTCTGAAGATATCACTGACTTCTTAGTGTGTTTGACCAACATGCTCCATCACAGTGTACTCTCAGTGTGCTTGGCCTGGGTGCTCCATCACAGTGTGGTTGCTCTCTATTCACAATCTGTGCCCTCCCACACATTAATGGTCTCTGCATTTAGCCCTAATGAATGCCGGAGGTAGGGTCTGTCGGCTCACACAAGGCCCATGGCCCAGAAGTCATTCCAGTTGCTAGAACATATTTGTACCACTTAGCAAGGGACAGTGGCAGACCACAGCACTTTGCAGGCACCTGAGGGACTGTCGCCTGAGCTGCTCTGGGAAGTGTGGGGCATGGAAATGTCTACTCAGGTTGGTTGTCATCCTATAGAGAAAGCATGGTTCAAAGCAAGGGGACATGGGGAACTAAACTACATAGATAGGTCACAAAAGGCAGCAGATCGCCAGCTGCAAAGGAGAAATTATAGGATACTAATGAGGACCAATGGAGTCTACACAGGTTCAGTCAAGGTCTTTATTGCTTAGAAGGCTCAAGTGTGTTCAGAGGAGACACAGTCACAACGAGGTGAGGTTGCTAGACCTAGagagggcaggggcagagagaagagggcacTGCCATGGCCTGGGTAATGTGTAGAGCACAGAGTGTAGACATATACTTCTGTGAGGTCTGGCTCCCAAGCACTCACTTGAGCAACAGGAAATTCTCTTATTGGCAGACAGGTCATCAGCACCTGGACTTCTGGcctgaggagaggccacagcGGGCCTGGTGGGAGCAGGCAGGGCGGCACAGCAGGGACACACAGGAGGAGACTGGGTGGCAGCAGCTTGGCTGGCAGGTGGAGGCACAGCAGGAGAAGGTAGGCACACAGCAGGTGGGTCTGCACACAGGGCGGCAGAGTAGGGACATGCtggagcagggcttgcagcagacaggcttgcagcagacaggcttgcagcacacaggcttgcagcagacaggtTCACAGCAGGGTGGCTGGCAGCATGAGGAGGATCCAGAGCAGATGggtgtgcagcagacaggcttgcagcagacaggtgCACAGCAGGATGGCTGGCAGCAAGAGGACTGGCAGCTAGACTGCTGGCAGCATGAGGAGGATCCACAGCAgacaggtgtgcagcagacaggcttgcagcagacaggcttgcagcaaAGAGTCACACCGCAGGACGGCTGGCAGGGGGAGCAGGTGCAGCACGCTGGCTGGCAGCATGAAGATTGGCAGCAGGGGCTGGACCCACAACACACTGGGGTGCAAACAAGGGTTAGACAAGGGGCAGAGGCACAGCAACTGGGGGCGCAGCAGCTGGACTGGCAGCAGCTTGGGACACAGCAGCTAGACTGGCAGCAGCTGGGGGCACAGCAGCTGGGCTCACAGCAGCTCTCTGGGCAGTCGTCCACCTGCCAGGAGGAGTGGGTACAAGCATCAGAGCAGATAGACATGGTGGAGGCAGCCATGGCAGAGCTGGCTTGGGGTAGAgtgagtgagagtgtgagtgtgtgtgaggtgctGGGCCGTCGCCTTTTATCCTCCTGTGCTGTTGTCTAGCTTGGCCTTCTTCCTTGTTGGTGTGGCTCCTGGCCATCGTTagagtgtttgtttgtctgggaTGTTGTTGTCAGGCCTGTCTGTATCCTGCctgtgggtggtgctgggagGAATGGTGGGGCAGAGGTGTTACATGAACAGGGAGATTGGGGTGTCATTGTTGGGACTTGCCCAGCCAACCTATGGCTGCAGGGATGTCATCCTGCCATAGTCAGATGCCAGGACCCCTGCTCCCTCTGCTAGAATTAGTGTCAGGGGACTGATGCCCTCAGTCCAGTATCCCTTCCAGAGCCCAGGTGTGGATGAGGAAAGCTGCCTCTTTGTGACAGGGTTCAGACAGCAGAGGTGTTCAGGGACCCATGGCCACTGAGTTGGTACAATAAGTTGCCTGTAACAACCACTTCCATAGTGTCTCTTCAGCTCCTGAACATCCCTATATTGCCTCATGACACTGTccaccctgctctctgcctgtgtccaccCTGCCATTTAACCCGCATGTCTTGCGGCTGCAGCGTGAGCTCCCTGCTCTAGAAGGCTAGCACTTCTAGGCTGAGCTCTCAAGTTCTATCCTCAAGGAGCATAATGTGCATGATCTGTTGAAACCACAGACGCACCACATTGGCCAGGAGTCCACGGAGCTCTCTGTCTCACTCGTCAGTGCTCTCTGGGCATCCTTTGTCCACTCCACCCTCCTCCAACGCTACTGGCATCTCTCACCAGCTCTTCCACCCACAAGTCCCCCAGCCCTGTGTCTAGCCACTGCTTTAACGTTAAGTCACAAATATATACAGAGCCCAGTTTTCTCTCTTTGGGGAATTTCTTCCTCAGGTTCTTTTCGTCCTTGTCGTCTCATATTCAGTCATTTTGGGTTTCCCTGGCTGCTCTCCTGCTCTTTGGCTCTTGCTGTCTGTCTTGTTCTTTGCATCCCCTCCTTCTGCTCCCGCTAGGTCTGCTCCTCACACACCATTAGTGCCATGACTTTATCCTCTGTCTGCTAATTCCACTGGTTCTGCCATTCTGGAC
Protein-coding sequences here:
- the LOC127195761 gene encoding keratin-associated protein 10-9-like isoform X3; the protein is MAASTMSICSDACTHSSWQVDDCPESCCEPSCCAPSCCQSSCCVPSCCQSSCCAPSCCASAPCLTLVCTPVCCGSSPCCQSSCCQPAPCCQSSCCQPACCTCSPCQQSCGVTLCCKPVCCTPVCCGSSSCCQQSSCQSSCCQPSCCAPVCCTPVCCKPVCCTPVCCTPVCCTPVCSGSSSCCQPPCCEPVCCKPVCCKPCSSMSLLCRPVCRPACCVPTSSCCASSCQPSCCRPASSCVSLLCRPACSRQARCGLSSGQKSC
- the LOC127195761 gene encoding keratin-associated protein 10-11-like isoform X1; this encodes MAASTMSVCSDACTHSSWQVDDCPESCCEPSCCVPSCCQPSCSQSSCCAPSCCASGPCLTLVCTPVCCGSSPCCQSSCCQPACCTCSPCQQSCGVTLCCKPVCCTPVCCGSSSCCQQSSCQSSCCQPSCCAPVCCTPVCCKPVCCTPVCCTPVCCTPVCSGSSSCCQPPCCEPVCCKPVCCKPCSSMSLLCRPVCRPACCVPTSSCCASSCQPSCCRPASSCVSLLCRPACSRQARCGLSSGQKSC
- the LOC127195761 gene encoding keratin-associated protein 10-11-like isoform X2, with translation MAASTMSICSDACTHSSWQVDDCPESCCEPSCCAPSCCHCCASAPCLTLVCTPVCCGSSPCCQSSCCQPACCTCSPCQPSCGVTLCCKPVCCKPVCCTPVCCGSSSCCQQSSCQSSCCQPSCCAPVCCKPVCCTPICSGSSSCCQPPCCEPVCCKPVCCKPVCCKPVCCKPCSSMSLLCRPVCRPTCCVPTFSCCASTCQPSCCHPVSSCVSLLCRPACSHQARCGLSSGQKSRC